AAGTGAAAGATATTGACGGTACCTGGTATATTCCAAATAGATATATCGAGACCCTTTCAACTAAAAGATTTGATAAAATAATTATCATAAACCGAAGTTTCCAGAATGTTGTTACTCTTGAAAGAGTGGGTGGCATTTGGAAAATAAGAAGTAAAAATCCTATCACTACTGGCAAAGATAAGCTACCCTATAGTTATGCTACTCCATTAGGAGTTTTTGTAACTCAAAACAAATTAAAAAGAATGGATTATATGAAATTTGGAAATGAATCTGAACCTGGTGGTTATTCCCCTTATGCTACACGATTCTCTGGTGGTGGCTATTTTCATGGATTTCCTGTAGACCTTCCAAGAACGAGTATTATTGAATACAGCAATTCTTTGGGGTCTCTTCCTATTTCACACATGTGTGTTAGGTCTTCCGCTTCTCATGCTCAATTTGTATATAATTGGGCTGAAGTTGATAAGTCTTTATTCATAGTTATTGATTAAACCATATAAAAAG
The nucleotide sequence above comes from Cetobacterium somerae ATCC BAA-474. Encoded proteins:
- a CDS encoding L,D-transpeptidase, yielding MIKIFNFKIFTVFFLLTLFSFSKSAIIEKELLYDKYTLPDTYIIKIGDNYTQHRSYDWTKISNILDNIDNFTHDQYNLGSLKNYKNANGKPGAAIKMKSPPESDIYGVRRNQGIPLYSESNLNQPERYAWDGSLVKILSRNGNFSKVQVKDIDGTWYIPNRYIETLSTKRFDKIIIINRSFQNVVTLERVGGIWKIRSKNPITTGKDKLPYSYATPLGVFVTQNKLKRMDYMKFGNESEPGGYSPYATRFSGGGYFHGFPVDLPRTSIIEYSNSLGSLPISHMCVRSSASHAQFVYNWAEVDKSLFIVID